The Salvelinus sp. IW2-2015 linkage group LG8, ASM291031v2, whole genome shotgun sequence genome window below encodes:
- the LOC111967458 gene encoding transmembrane protein 121-like, which yields MVPTPQVCVSTLVTVSTMAVVDLYLLEQSMLGARGKAGPGVWPCAAVLLGDLGFLLALRFVSAGVVSEAPSPRRGFANALWFLFLSLLQLKLFFVCQNYRTERRPPDPLARKTLTLLLSVCLPSLFLILTGADNMTPLRRKQEVRGRLLWVVVDLLDVLDLQAGLWEAHTGATDLGVPLWAEGLVFFYCYALLLLLPCVALTELGAAALPGQRGPRKEALYPWLSLVTINVFTMALRGTGMLWYRDPRVSTVFLGKNLLALAVKLSSAWERHKQGGSRGTGMGAGAGVESSMDSTLATQSSEQTEVQAQAKTTPRPPSRNHTMSRSHSHSVSHVSLDPTETSLGPSFISHEL from the coding sequence ATGGTGCCTACGCCCCAGGTGTGCGTATCTACCCTGGTCACGGTGAGCACCATGGCAGTGGTTGACCTCTACCTGCTggagcagagcatgctgggagCCCGTGGCAAGGCCGGGCCCGGCGTGTGGCCGTGCGCTGCTGTGTTGCTAGGTGACCTGGGCTTCCTGCTGGCTCTGCGTTTCGTGTCGGCGGGAGTGGTGTCTGAAGCGCCCTCGCCTCGCCGAGGCTTTGCCAACGCACTCTGGTTCCTCTTCCTGTCCCTGCTCCAGCTCAAACTCTTCTTTGTCTGCCAGAACTACCGTACGGAACGCCGACCGCCCGACCCCCTGGCCAGGAAGACGCTCACCTTGCTGCTGTCAGTCTGCCTGCCCTCCCTGTTCCTCATCCTGACTGGGGCTGACAACATGACGCCCCTGAGGAGGAAGCAGGAAGTGCGGGGGAGGCTGCTCTGGGTGGTGGTGGACCTGCTGGATGTTCTGGACTTGCAGGCCGGGCTGTGGGAAGCCCACACAGGGGCCACTGACCTGGGGGTGCCCCTGTGGGCCGAAGGCCTGGTGTTCTTCTATTGCTAcgccctgctgctgctgctgccctgcGTGGCCCTCACAGAGCTGGGGGCTGCAGCCCTGCCGGGACAGAGGGGGCCCCGTAAGGAGGCCCTGTACCCCTGGCTTAGCCTGGTCACCATCAACGTGTTCACAATGGCCCTCAGGGGCACAGGCATGCTGTGGTACAGGGACCCCCGGGTCTCGACAGTGTTCCTGGGGAAGAACCTGCTGGCCCTGGCTGTGAAGCTGAGCTCTGCCTGGGAGAGGCACAAGCAAGGTGGGAGCAGGGGGACCGGGATGGGGGCCGGTGCGGGAGTAGAGTCAAGTATGGACTCCACCCTGGCAACCCAGAGCTCAGAGCAGACAGAAGTCCAAGCCCAAGCCAAAACCACCCCCAGGCCACCCTCTCGCAACCACACAATGTCCCGCTCCCACAGCCACTCCGTGTCACACGTCAGTCTGGATCCCACAGAGACCTCTCTGGGCCCTTCCTTCATCTCCCATGAACTCTAG